A part of Methanofollis sp. genomic DNA contains:
- a CDS encoding 30S ribosomal protein S13 yields the protein MDQEEEIKYFVRIRDTDLDGTKMALIALTGIKGVGRHAATYIVNKAQVDSHALLGKMSDEDVEKLRTAVEEFAESVPSWMLNRPIDVLSGKPRHLLASEVDLTLEEDINTMRKIRSYSGIRHETGQKVRGQRTKSTGRTGTTVGVKRKKD from the coding sequence ATGGATCAGGAAGAAGAAATAAAGTACTTCGTCAGGATCAGAGACACTGATCTCGACGGCACAAAAATGGCCCTCATCGCACTCACCGGCATCAAGGGAGTCGGGAGGCATGCCGCGACCTATATTGTCAACAAGGCACAGGTCGACTCGCACGCCCTTCTCGGCAAGATGTCGGACGAGGACGTTGAGAAGCTCCGTACAGCAGTCGAAGAATTCGCGGAAAGCGTCCCCTCGTGGATGCTGAACCGGCCCATCGATGTACTCTCCGGCAAGCCCCGGCACCTCCTTGCAAGCGAGGTCGACCTGACGCTTGAGGAAGACATCAACACGATGCGCAAGATCCGCAGTTACAGCGGTATCCGCCACGAGACCGGCCAGAAGGTCAGGGGCCAGCGCACCAAGTCCACCGGAAGGACAGGCACGACCGTCGGCGTAAAGAGAAAGAAGGACTGA
- a CDS encoding 30S ribosomal protein S4 — protein sequence MGYPGKNHKQYSTPKRRFEKTRLEDEAKIVIEFGLRNKRELWKAESALRKYRKATREILALRSAGTDLKQAETKKVQLLNHLERYGLLSGESDIEDILALKSEQALERRLQTLVYRKGLARSPKQARQLITHGHIIVSGHRVTIPGYLVPRSEEASIGYYAHSPLAAESHAERSRITGR from the coding sequence ATGGGATATCCAGGAAAGAACCACAAGCAGTACTCCACACCAAAGCGCCGCTTCGAGAAGACGCGCCTTGAAGATGAGGCAAAGATCGTCATTGAATTTGGTCTCCGGAACAAGCGTGAACTCTGGAAGGCCGAGAGCGCCCTCCGGAAGTACCGCAAGGCCACCCGTGAGATTCTTGCCCTTCGTTCCGCCGGTACCGACCTGAAACAGGCCGAGACCAAGAAGGTGCAGCTCCTCAACCACCTCGAACGCTACGGCCTCCTTTCAGGCGAAAGCGACATCGAGGACATCCTCGCGCTGAAGAGCGAGCAGGCACTCGAGCGCCGTCTCCAGACCCTCGTGTACAGAAAGGGCCTCGCCCGCTCACCGAAGCAGGCCAGACAGCTCATCACCCACGGCCACATCATCGTGAGCGGCCACCGGGTCACCATCCCCGGCTACCTCGTCCCGAGGAGCGAAGAGGCGTCCATCGGATACTACGCCCACTCACCGCTCGCCGCCGAGTCGCACGCTGAACGCAGCAGGATCACCGGGAGGTAA